From Kineosporia succinea, the proteins below share one genomic window:
- a CDS encoding FlgD immunoglobulin-like domain containing protein, whose translation MAPEPVVTGPAVTGARVVRPRSAPDLEVRIEADDTLSVSRDVPPPPGPPENPETPGAGGGRPAHPMRHVRLVPGVLALSLVLSGAVDAPGSSDEPVRTREQALTARTVTPAASLVLSGHPAPSAVRLIGASEHGIAIWQGAAGGLDTDLSRPQAVYTGALTGADGTMRLTERPGAGASTRAGALVRLSVAGPVLTWYELGGEGDTTAYPQEKRLDLAGGADVTDDRTASLAVRQKIKGGGATTPYTQIDGDGTLATTEPGRWLEFGGLSARIVAHEGRWVLESRRGGEPVTRAVLPQDINVNSGLDAVGDRLYTVSSGLHPAVWVVQGSRVTKVADVPAARYPIGSWALSGGSVHYTDHSSGKRAHVFSSTVSGTDGSITLGPTKRGEQVAGTTAGGTSPARGAGGTTIPIGWSAGRAALADPRGPGQWQLLDQGRTNAVVGQRLVTLNGEKQRVDDATPAVSGSYTLVAGQVFRPDGELVWTEPAAAALAGQDDLYGADIVYSVPAGGQDDEGNDLAGVWSVNAERPLPVRLDTESCATAPEVAIWAGSAAWATCDGSRITVQDLTTGQIRDVDTGLGLIVGSDPAPITGLTLGEGLLAWKDGNALSLLDLSDAGSSPIVLPGATGRFTVDAGLVAREVTTGGASELVIDKAPFTVNQRPRLIAAAAPLGFTPDGDGRQDTWKPQFDVTRPVEKARLRILAPSGRVMRTFEIKGGGDGSLRGITWDGRSNAGMRLPEGPYDWELTATATDGGGTLTSADSPARARGTIEISAVAPERPGAR comes from the coding sequence ATGGCCCCTGAACCAGTGGTCACGGGCCCGGCGGTCACCGGGGCGAGGGTGGTGCGGCCCCGCAGCGCCCCCGACCTCGAGGTCCGGATCGAGGCCGACGACACGCTCAGCGTCTCGCGGGACGTCCCCCCTCCCCCGGGTCCTCCCGAGAACCCCGAGACCCCCGGGGCCGGTGGTGGACGACCGGCGCACCCGATGCGGCACGTCCGGCTGGTGCCGGGCGTGCTCGCCCTGTCGCTGGTGCTGAGCGGCGCGGTCGACGCGCCCGGCAGCAGCGACGAGCCGGTGCGCACGCGGGAGCAGGCCCTGACCGCGCGCACGGTCACGCCCGCGGCGTCGCTGGTGCTGTCCGGGCACCCGGCGCCCAGCGCGGTGCGGCTGATCGGCGCGTCCGAGCACGGGATCGCGATCTGGCAGGGGGCGGCCGGCGGGCTGGACACGGACCTCAGCCGCCCTCAGGCCGTCTACACCGGGGCGCTGACCGGCGCCGACGGAACCATGCGGCTCACCGAGCGGCCGGGGGCCGGGGCCTCCACCCGGGCCGGGGCGCTGGTGCGGCTGAGCGTGGCCGGTCCGGTGCTGACCTGGTACGAGCTCGGCGGTGAGGGCGACACCACGGCCTACCCGCAGGAGAAGCGGCTCGACCTGGCCGGGGGCGCCGACGTCACCGACGACCGCACCGCGTCCCTCGCCGTGCGCCAGAAGATCAAGGGCGGCGGGGCGACCACGCCGTACACCCAGATCGACGGGGACGGCACGCTCGCGACCACCGAGCCCGGGCGCTGGCTGGAGTTCGGCGGCCTGTCGGCGCGGATCGTGGCGCACGAGGGCCGCTGGGTGCTGGAGTCCCGCCGCGGCGGCGAACCCGTCACCCGCGCGGTGCTGCCCCAGGACATCAACGTCAATTCGGGGCTCGACGCGGTCGGCGACCGGCTCTACACCGTCTCCAGCGGTCTGCACCCGGCGGTCTGGGTGGTGCAGGGCAGCCGTGTCACCAAGGTCGCCGACGTTCCCGCCGCGCGGTACCCGATCGGCTCATGGGCCCTGTCCGGCGGATCGGTGCACTACACCGACCACTCGTCGGGCAAGCGCGCGCACGTGTTCTCGAGCACGGTGAGCGGGACGGACGGGAGCATCACCCTGGGCCCCACGAAGCGGGGCGAGCAGGTGGCCGGGACCACCGCCGGGGGCACCTCCCCGGCCCGAGGGGCCGGCGGGACCACCATCCCGATCGGCTGGTCGGCGGGCCGTGCCGCCCTGGCCGACCCGCGGGGGCCCGGCCAGTGGCAGCTGCTCGACCAGGGCCGCACGAACGCGGTGGTGGGGCAGCGGCTGGTGACGCTGAACGGCGAGAAGCAGCGCGTGGACGACGCGACGCCGGCGGTGTCGGGTTCCTACACGCTGGTCGCGGGGCAGGTGTTCCGCCCCGACGGCGAACTGGTCTGGACCGAGCCGGCGGCCGCCGCGCTGGCCGGGCAGGACGACCTGTACGGCGCCGACATCGTCTACTCGGTGCCGGCGGGCGGGCAGGACGACGAGGGCAACGACCTGGCCGGGGTCTGGTCGGTCAACGCCGAGCGGCCGCTGCCGGTGCGCCTCGACACCGAGAGCTGCGCCACCGCCCCCGAGGTCGCGATCTGGGCGGGTTCGGCGGCCTGGGCCACCTGCGACGGCTCCCGGATCACGGTGCAGGACCTGACCACCGGCCAGATCCGCGACGTGGACACCGGTCTGGGCCTCATCGTCGGCTCGGACCCGGCCCCGATCACCGGGCTGACGCTCGGCGAAGGGCTCCTGGCCTGGAAGGACGGCAACGCGCTGAGCCTGCTCGATCTCTCCGACGCCGGTTCCTCACCGATCGTGCTGCCCGGCGCGACCGGCCGCTTCACGGTGGACGCCGGTCTGGTGGCCCGCGAGGTCACGACCGGCGGGGCGAGCGAACTGGTCATCGACAAGGCGCCGTTCACGGTGAACCAGCGTCCCCGGCTGATCGCGGCGGCCGCTCCGCTCGGCTTCACCCCGGACGGCGACGGCCGGCAGGACACCTGGAAGCCGCAGTTCGACGTGACCCGGCCGGTGGAGAAGGCCCGGCTGCGGATCCTGGCGCCGTCCGGCCGGGTGATGCGCACGTTCGAGATCAAGGGCGGCGGCGACGGCAGTCTGCGCGGCATCACCTGGGACGGGCGCTCGAACGCCGGGATGCGGCTGCCCGAGGGTCCCTACGACTGGGAGCTGACCGCGACCGCCACCGACGGCGGGGGCACGCTCACCTCGGCGGACTCCCCGGCCCGGGCCCGCGGCACGATCGAGATCAGCGCGGTGGCTCCGGAACGGCCCGGGGCCCGGTAA
- a CDS encoding Rieske (2Fe-2S) protein yields the protein MTAALRSTGETQAASEAHSVATEEAGNGFSRRRAMAVCSFTLLGAAGLAACGGGSDDDTAGAPATSSAPQPSASSDSGSDSGSGSGDAKVIAAVDDIATGDAAGFELDGKPIIVAMPEADKPVAFSAVCPHQGGTVAVQGDQLVCPLHNSVFEKDTGAFVSGPANAPLTSIAVSVEDGNIVTA from the coding sequence ATGACTGCAGCCCTCCGCAGCACCGGAGAGACGCAGGCGGCTTCTGAGGCCCATTCTGTCGCCACCGAGGAAGCCGGTAACGGCTTCAGCCGCCGCCGGGCCATGGCGGTCTGCTCGTTCACCCTGCTGGGCGCCGCCGGGCTGGCCGCCTGCGGTGGCGGGAGTGATGACGATACCGCCGGTGCACCGGCGACCAGTTCGGCGCCGCAGCCCTCGGCCTCGAGCGACTCCGGTTCCGACTCCGGTTCCGGCTCGGGTGACGCCAAGGTCATCGCCGCCGTGGACGACATCGCCACCGGTGACGCCGCGGGCTTCGAGCTCGACGGCAAGCCGATCATCGTGGCGATGCCGGAGGCCGACAAGCCGGTCGCCTTCTCCGCGGTCTGCCCGCACCAGGGCGGAACCGTGGCGGTGCAGGGTGACCAGCTGGTGTGCCCGCTGCACAATTCGGTGTTCGAGAAGGACACGGGCGCTTTCGTCTCCGGGCCGGCGAACGCGCCGCTGACCTCGATCGCGGTTTCGGTCGAGGACGGCAACATCGTGACCGCCTGA